TTTTGTGAGTAAAGATGTGGCAAAGCTAAACAAATTGTACTACTTTCGTCACCACAATTCTAAGCATCTTATTTATGAATACACTTGGAAACCTGATCTGGTTGATCTTCGGCGGGATAATCATAGCCATCGAATATTTAATCGCCAGCCTTTTGTTGATGATTACCATAGTTGGGATACCTTTCGGCCTGCAAACATTGAAACTTGGAATGTTGGCACTCTGGCCTTTTGGACGGACAACCGTTCAGCGAAAATCAACTACCGGTTGTCTGTCAACAATGATGAATATTATCTGGATTTTTATTGGCGGGATTTGGATTGCCCTGAGCCATTTTGCTTTTGGGTTGTTGCTGGCAATCACGATCATAGGAATTCCTTTTGCCCGTCAGCACTTTAAACTGGCAGGTCTGGCGCTCACACCATTTGGAAGGGACATTGTCCCAGTTAGATAAACTAAAGGCAATTACAATTCGACAACAGTTATGGTTAATGGTTTAAGCCATTCCCCGTTCGGCTTTAATGGCATTGTAGGCAGCGTTGAGTTCCTGGAATTTTTCTTTGGCCGATTGTTGTACTTCCGGCCCTAAGTGGCTTAAGCGATCAGGGTGATATTTGAGTGCCATTTGCCTGTAGGCTTTTTTTATTTCTTCATCGCTGGCATCCGGCGTGATTTCAAGGATTTTGTAATTGTTGAAATTGTCCTTGATAAACATGGCTTTGATGGAGTCAAAATCGGCTTTGGTGACCCTCATGTGAATCGAAATCTGCTCAATCAGTGCTGATTCTTCCGTCGTGGCTTTGCTGTCGGCCTGGGCAATCCCAAAAAGATAATGAAGCAGTTGCAGTTTGGATGAATAATCCATAAATCTCCCTACCTGCTGCGCTACATCACTGAGATGGTAGTTTTGTTTGAGGATTTCGCGAAGCAATAGTAACTGTTGCGCTGCTGCTTTTTCACCAAACTGGACAATCAGGAAGTTCCGGACATATTCAAGTTCCGATTTCAACACCCTGTTATCGGCCTTCATTACTGATGCTGAGAGCATCAACAAGCTGACGGTGAAATCGCCGGTTTGTGTCTGTGGACGCCCGCTCCAAGGCTTGCTTTGATCATTCTCCTGCCCGGTAAGTGGCGGACGATACTCAAATTCGGCTGACTGCATGCTGTCATACATCGTACCGAATACGAAACCAAGCACAGCGCCAATTGGCCCACCCATTGCCCATCCAAGGCCACCACCGATCCATTTTCCGTATTTTGCCATTAATGTATTTTTATTGCCTGTTTTATATCACAAGTTCTAATTTGCAACTTTCTGCTTCATCCCGTTTATTAGTTGCTTCTCACAGGCTTATCAACACTGCCAACAACCTGACATTCTATTTCACCGAATAAAAACACCTCTTTGGTGAATGGATCAACTCTTCTTTTACCAGAACTTTGATAACTTTGTCAACTGTGTTTTTGTCTAAGCCGGATTTCTCAGCTATTTCGCCGCCTTTCAAAGGTTCTTTCGATTCTTTTAAAGTTTTTAAAACGAGTTCTTTTGATTCCATGGCACATTAGATTTTGTAATGTTAGATACTGTCGAGAAGATGAACTACCAGTCCGCTACGAAGTTTCGGTTCAAACCAGGTAGTTTTGGGCGGCATGATATTGCCGGTATCTGCGATGTCGATGAGCTGTTTCATTGAAACGGGATAGAGTGCAAAGGCGGCTTTCATTTCGCCGGAGTTCACCCTGCGTTCAAGCTCGCCTAATCCGCGGATACCACCAACAAAATCAACACGTTCTGAAGTCCTGAGATCTTTAATACCGAGTAAATGATCAAGTACCAGGTTCGAGAGGATGGTCACATCCAGCACCCCGATTGGGTCATGATCGTCGTAAGTCCCTGGCATTGCGGTAAGCGAAAACCATTGTCCATCCAGATACATCCCGAAGTTGTGCAAACGGTCGGGTTTGTAGATTGTATGTCCTTTTTCCTCAACCACAAAACTCGATTTTAGTTTCCCGATAAATTCCTGCGAAGACATTCCATTCAGGTCGGTAACCACTCGATTGTAATCAATGATAGTTAATTGGTTATCGGGAAAATGAACAGCGAGGAAGAAGTTATACTCCTCATCGCCTTTGTGGTTAGGGTTGTTGTCCTTTTTTTCGTTACCCACCAGGGCGGCTGCTGCCGTTCGGTGGTGACCGTCAGCGACGTAGGTGGCGGGAATTTTTCCGAAAAGTTCAATCAGTCTGTTGATCACTTTTTTGTCGTTAATCACCCAGAAATGATGACCAATTCCGTCTACAGCGGTGAAGTCATATTCCGGCTTGTGCGATTTTACCCAATCATCCACCATGTCATCAATTTCCGGAACGGCAGGGTAGCTGAAAAACACAGGCTCCATGTTGGCATTGGTGATGCGCACATGTTTCATACGGTCTTCCTCTTTTACCTTTCGCGTAAGTTCGTGTTTTTTTATCACATTGTTCATGTAATCCTCCACAGCGGCGCATCCCACAAGTCCATACTGTGTTTTGCCGCTCATGGTCTGGGCATAGATGTACAGATAATTTCCGGCATCCGGCGCCAACCAGCCGTTTTTGCGAAACAGATGGAAGTTGTCTTGCGCTTTGTCATAAACCTCCTGCGCATAGTGGTCAATGTCTTCCGGCAGGTCAATTTCGGGTTTGATAATGTGCAACAGTGAGTACTGATTGCCATGTGCTTCTTCCCTTGCTTCTTCGGAGTTAAGCACGTCGTAAGGTCGTGAGGCCAGTTTTGAAGCAATTTCTGCCGGTGGTCTCAAGCCTTTGAAAGCTTTTAAGATTGCCATTTTAGATCAATTTGTATGGAAAAACGTTTTGTTAGTCTTCGTCGAAATTGTTACTGCGCTGCAAGGAGCCGATCAGCGCGCCAATCATTTTGGTTAATTCCATCGAATGGTTGCGCGATTCCTCGAAGTTCTCCTCGGTGATGTAATTCAGTGATTTGGCTATTGCGGTGTAAACAACACACTCGCGGATTGAGCTTTTGGCCATCTTAAGGTAATACACAAACTGTGTTTTGTTACGGGAGGAACCTTCGGCAATCTGCAATGCAATAGCTTGAGCAGCATTTACAAATTTAGTTGTAAGGTTTTGCATCTCGTGGTCAGGAAAAAGAGAGGTATTATTGTGCACCCATTCCACGTAATTCAGCGCTTTGTGATATACCCTCAAGTCTTCAAAACGAAAAAAAGCCTGGTTGTTGTCGTTTAAGTTCTCCATATAAAATCATTTAGGGGATACAAGTAAATAAATTCGGCCAAAAAATCAGACCTGACGTTAGTTAAAAGTCAGGTCTGATAAATAGGCTGCAAAAATAATAATTATTCTCTTACTTCTTGTTAACCTGAAAAGTAGTATCTCCTTTTTCGAAATAATTAACGATCTGCCTTGCCGCTGCAATGCCGGCGTTGATGTTTGCTTCTGATGTCTGGGCGCCCATTTTCTTTGGCGTGAAAAAGAATCTTCCGGAATATTTTGTTTCGATCTCAGCCTGGCAATCAGGAGCAATGTCTGAAATGTACTTAAAATCCGGGCGTACTTCGAATACCTTCAGCAACCCTTCCTCATCAATCACCTCCTTGCGGGCAGTATTCACCAGTACTGCATTTTCCGGCATTAAAGATAGCAGTTCAAAACCGATGGATTTCCTGGTCTGTGCCGTTGCAGGGATATTCAGCGAAACGTACTGGCATGTTTTGTACAGTTCCTTCTCACTCTCCATCACTTTAACACCGGCTTTTGCAATCTCTTCTTTACTTACGAACGGGTCGAAGGCAAACACATCCATGCCGATTCCTTTTGCGATGGAACCGACGAGTTTTCCGACATTCCCAAAAGCGTGTATTCCTAATGATTTTTCACGCAGTTCGGTTCCTGATTTCCCGTCGAACTTGTTGCGGGCCATATAAATCATCATTCCAATGGCCAGTTCCGCTACTGCGTTTGAATTTTGTCCAGGGGTGTTCATGGCTACCACACCTTTTTCAGTGGCAGCGTTCAGGTCAATGTTATCATACCCAGCTCCGGCTCTTACGATGATCTTGAGATTTTTAGCTGCTTCAATCACTGCCCTGTCGGCAATGTCGCTGCGGATGATCATCGCATCCACATCGGCAACTGCAGCGATCAACTCGGCCTGGCTGGTGTATTTCTCAAGCAGCACAAGCTGGTGGCCTGCGCTTTCAACAACTTCTCTGATGGCCTTTACGGCTTTGGAGGCAAAGGGTTTATCGGTGGCAATCAATACTTTTTTCATATCCTTTTCTTTTAATGATTAACCTTTCATCTTTTCAAATTCCTTCATGGTATCAACCAGTGCCTGAACACTTTCGACCGGTAATGCATTGTAAGTGGACGCTCTGAATCCGCCAACCGAGCGATGACCTTTAAGCCCGACCATTCCTTTGGAGGATGCAAAATCGAGGAACTCCTGTTCGAGTGCTTCACGTCCGTCGTTCATCACAAAACAGATGTTCATCCATGAACGGTCTTCCTTGTTTACAGTCCCTTTGAAGAACGGGTTACGGTCGATCTCGCTGTAAAGCAGTTCGGCTTTGTGCTTGTTGATTTTTTCCATCGCAGCCACACCACCTTTTTCCTTCAGCCATTTGAGTGTTTGCAGTGCTGAGAAAACTGGCATTACAGGAGGTGTATTGAACATAGATTCTTTGTCTATATGTGTCTGATAGTTGAGCATTGTGGGAATCTTACGCTCTACTTTTCCCAACACATCATTGCGGATAATTACGAAAGTGACACCGGCAGGAGCCAGGTTTTTCTGGGCGCCGCCATAGATGAGGGCGTATTTGGAAACATCTACCGGACGACAGAAAATGTCGGATGACATATCGGCTACCAGTGGCACAGGTACATCAAAATCTTTCCTGATCTGGGTTCCGTAAATTGTATTGTTGGTGGTGATGTGGAAATAATCAGCGCCTCTTGGTACGGTGAAATCTTTTGGAATGTAGCTGAAGTTCTTGTCTTTTGAGGAAGCTACCTCAATGGCTTCACCAAATAATTTAGCCTCTTTCAGTGCTTTTGATGCCCATTCACCGGTGTTAAGGTAAGCCGACATTTTATTCATCAGGTTGTAGGGAACCATGCAAAACTGAAGACTTGCTCCACCACCGAGGAAGATCACGGAGTATCCTTCCGGGATGTTGAGCAATTCCTTGAACAAGGCAGTGGCTTCGTCCATTACTGCAACAAACTGCTTGCTGCGGTGTGAAATTTCAAGTAGCGACAGACCCGTGCCGGCAAAATCCCTGATAGCATTAACTGTTTCGTCCAGTGTGAACTGCGGGAGGATAGAAGGCCCGGCATAAAAATTATGTTTTTTCATACCTAAAAAGTTTTAATGATTTGAAAAATGGTTAAGAATTTTGCTGCAAAGGTAGAACGATTTAGCGGATTTATCCCTATGAGAGAGTAAATTAGAACAATTCTGTTTAAGTCTGTTTTTTACCATTCGATCGCTTGCGATGAGTAAACGTACTTTCCTGGCGTAAACCTTTAAGTAACCTGATTTTTCTATTAAGACATGACTTCTATATCGTAGAAGTGGTCAGGATGAAATACAAAGAATGAAATTTGTTTAAGCAACCTGGTTTTTGAATTGTAGTGCGATAGCAACCGTGATGTTTAAATAAAAAATATTTCATCAGATGGATTCCTGATAACTTGAATGAAATTTGGAATGAAGGGAGCTTTGTTTTAAATTGGTTTACTCACAGAATTTATTCTGCATCTTTGGGAGTGTACATGCTTGAAAATCAATTATCAATTGTTATCACACAGGCACTTTTTAAATAGATAATGTTTTTGCTTTCATCCGGTCAACCATAAACTTTGGTAATGGAGTGATATCCGGCCAAAAAATAAATTCGTACTTTTGAACCTTGAAAAAATGCCCGGTAAAATGGGTTCAACATATAATGAACACTATGAATGGTTTGAGGAAAGTTAGCTTTTTGTTTTACTTTTTGCTCATGGTTGGATCACATCAGGTGATTGGGCAGGTTACAATTCCGGAGGATTTCTGCATCAGCGATGCTGAGTTAAAGTTGTTCAACCTGATCAACAGCTACAGGAAGGAGCAGAACCTGTCTGCCATCCCGATGTCGAAAAGCCTGAGTTTTGTGGCACGGCTGCACGTGAACGATCTTTTTCACAACCGGCCGGATGTGGGCAACTGCAACCTCCACTCCTGGTCGGACCAGGGCAACTGGACCGAGTGCTGCTATGGCCGCGACCCGGCGAACAGTACCTGTATGACTTCTAAACCCGGCGAACTGACCTCTTACGACGGTAAGGGCTATGAGGTGGCTTTCTGGGAGAGCCTCGACGCTGTGCCCGAAATCGTGCTTGACCTGTGGATCAGTTCAGAGGCATCGAACGACCTGATGCTCAACCTTGATACCTGGAAGGATAAGCCCTGGAAAGCAATGGGAGTAGGGATGTATCATGGATATGCAGTTGCCTGGTTTGGCGATGAGGAAGATGCAGACAAAGGGGTTAAGATTTGCGATTCAGCGCATCAACCGGAGCCGCTGCTCCAACGGGTTCTTCCCGTGCGCGAAACAACCGGAGTGCGTTACTATCTCGTTATTTCGAGTTTTAAGGAACGCAGCCAGGCCGAGAAGGAGGTAAAGGCGCTTCTTAGCAGGGGCTTCCGCAATCCTTCGGTCGTGCCGGCAAGTGATAACTTCAGGGTCTCCCTTGGCGACTACGACACACGTGAACAGGCGCTCGAGGCCAAAAAGAAACTCGGCGCCAAATACGATAAAGCATGGGTTCTGAAGCAATAGTCTGTTAAGCTTGTTCAACTTATTCAAGGACAACAAATTAAAGATTTTAACATGAAAAAATACTTCATCATTACCGGGGCATCGAGGGGAATCGGGCAGGTATTTGCCGAAACCCTACTTGACGAAAATCACATTTTATTCCTGATTTCAAGCAGCGAACACACGGAGATCGGGCAAAAAGCAATCCTGAAGAATTGCCAGGTGCACAGCATCGTGTATGATCTTTCCGAATTGAGCGGTATCGACCGGTTGATATCAAATTTATTTGACCACATCGAAAAGAAGGATTGTAGCGGACTGTACCTGGTGAACAATGCCGCAGTTACCGAGCCGGTAAAGCCTGTTGATAGGCTAAATGCAGACGAGATACAAGCCAACCTTAATGTGAATTACCTGGCGCCTGTGCTGCTTTCATCATCATTTATCCGCCTGGCTGATAAATTTAAAGCGGAGAAAAATATCCTGAATATCACCTCCGGCGCTGCCGCCAGTCCTCACTATGGTCTGAGCCTTTACTGCAGCGCCAAAGCAGCTTTGGATCAGTTCACCCGCTGTGTGGCCGTCGAACAGAGCAACCGTAAAAACCCGGTGAAATTACACTCGATATCACCCGGTTTTGTTGATACGAGGATGCTCAAAAGCCTTACGGAAAAAAGCCTTGACGATTTTGCCGGGCGCCCGATGTTTGAGGAGGTTTACCGGAGCGGAAAAGCCGCCGATGCTCAGGTGGTGGGGAAACGGATCATTAGCCTTTGGCTTAAGGGACGCTTCAGGCATGGAGAAGTATCGCACATCGGAGAGTATTAAATTGTGCGGATGCGAACATGACCTTGTTGGTTTCCGAACAAGCAGGTGTGCTATGAATTCAACTAAAACAGGCTTAATCACTGAATATAAACCGATTACAAAACATGGTATGGAAATGGGTAAACCATTCACCTCTATTTAATTAGCATTTATTCACTTAACATTTTCCTCAATGAAAAAAATACTTTTTGCAATGCTCATGTTGCAGATCAGCGGATTTGCTTTAATTGCCCAGCAGGAAGCGCGCCTGATGCGTTTCCCTGCCATCCATGGCGACAAGGTGGTGTTCAGCTATGCAGGCGATCTTTATACCGTCGGGAAAGCTGGGGGCATTGCCCGTCGTCTTACCAATGATGAAGGTAATGAGATGTTTCCCCGCTTTTCACCTGACGGCAAAACCATCGCTTTCACAGGCCAGTACGACGGAAACACAGAAGTGTTCTCCATCCCGGCTGATGGTGGAGTGCCCGTAAGGCTGACCTATACAGCTACACTCAAACGCGATGACCTGAGCGACCGGATGGGGCCAAACAACCTTGTAATGACCTGGAAGGATGATAACACCATTGTTTTCCGCTCACGCAAAAAGACTTTCAATGACTTTATCGGGCATCTCTTTGAAGTTTCCAAAGACGGAGGGCTTCCTGTGCAAATAGAACTGCCAGCCGGCGGCTTTTGCAGCTTTTCGCCAGATGGTAAAAAACTAGCTCATAACCAGGTTTTTCGCGAGTTTCGAACATGGAAGTACTATAAAGGCGGTATGGCTGACGATGTATGGGTTTACAATTTCGAAACAAAGCAAACCGAAAATGTTACCAATAATGACGCGCAGGATATTTTCCCGATGTGGCACGATGATTTTATTTATTTCCTTTCTGACCGCGACCGTACGATGAACTTGTTCGCATACAACATCAACACCCGCGAAACCCGTAAACTAACCAACTTCACTGAGTATGACATCAAATTCCCGTCGCTTGGCGATAATGCCATCATTTTTGAAAATGGAGGCTATCTCTATTATTTCGATCTGGTTACCCAACGTCCGGTGAAGATCGAAATTCAGATCATGAACGACTTCAACGCCAGCCGTCCCCAATGGAAGGATGCCGACAAGACCATCCGTTCCGCTTCACTCTCTTATGACGGGAACAGGATTGCTTTCGGCAGCCGTGGCGAGATTTTCTCCGTTCCTGTAAAAAGTGGCGTCATCCGCAACCTCACCAATACAAACATTGAGCACGACCGCAATCTCAGCTGGTCTCCTGATGGAAACTGGATTGCCTACATTTCGGATAAAACCGGCGAAGATGAGATTTTTGTCATCAAACCAGATGGTACTGAAAAACCGGTTCAGCTGACTACCAATGCCGATACCTACAAATTCAGTCTGCGTTGGTCTCCCGATAGCAAGAAAATCGCCTGGCACGACCAGATGAAACGACTGCAGTTTATTGATATTGAAACAAAAAGCACAACTGTAATTGCTACTTCAACTGCCGGTGAGATCAACGATTACGACTGGTCAACCGACAGTAAATGGCTGGCTTACGAACTACCGGACACAGATGTAGTGAGCAGGATTTACCTTTATAATCTCGACAATAAGACTTCTGAACCGGTTACTGATCTATGGTTCAACGCTTCATCACCTTCGTTCAGCACCGATGGTAAATACCTGTACTTCACTTCCATGCGGACTTTTAATCCGATCTATAGCTGGACGGAATGGAATCACGCCTATCAGGACATGGTGAAAGTTTACCTGTTGACGCTTGAAAAAGAAACACCTTCGCCTTTCGAGCGAAAAAATGACCAGGCTGCCGTAAAAAAGCCTGAAGGGGCTGCAGAAGAAAAGAAAGAGGAAAAAAAACCTGGTCCCGAAGCAAAAAATATAAAAGTTGATTTTGACGGCATCTTCGATCGCGTGATAGAAGTCACCACCGAAGCGGGTGCCTATTGGAACCTCACCGGTGTGGATGGCGGTGTTTACTACAACCGGATGAAAAGCGGAGATAACGGGTCAAAGTTTCTCTATTTCAAACTGGAAGATAAAAAGGAAACCGAACTGGGGTCAAACATGAGCTACACCCTTTCGGGTGATGGTAAGAAAATGCTGATTGCCGCCAATGGTAAATATGCAGTGATTGATTTACCCAGGTCGCCAATTAAACTTGATGAATATGTGGATGTGTCGAATATGAAGGTCTGGATTGATCCAAAACTGGAATGGCAACAGATTTACAATGAATCGTGGAGGCAGATGAAACATTTCTTTTATGCTCCGAATATGCATGGCGTGGACTGGGATAAGATGTACAACAAATACAACGTGCTGGTTCCATATGTCAACAGCCGTTACGACCTGACCTACGTTATCGGCGAAATGATTGGGGAACTGAACGTTGGTCATGCCTATGTGAACGAAGGGGATCGCGTTTTGCCAAAGAGAATACAGACTGGCTTACTCGGCGCCGAGTTGAGCCGTGACGAATCGGGATATTTCCGTATTGATAAAATCCTGAAAGGCGAAAACTGGAATAAAGAGGCACGCTCGCCGCTTGCCGAGGTGGGACTGGACATAAAGGCGGGTGACTTCATCGTTGCCGTAAACGGCATGTCAACCAAAGATATGGACAACATTTACCGGGCACTTGTTGGAACAGCAGGTAAGATGGTTGAAATA
The sequence above is drawn from the Bacteroidales bacterium genome and encodes:
- a CDS encoding MarR family transcriptional regulator, yielding MESKELVLKTLKESKEPLKGGEIAEKSGLDKNTVDKVIKVLVKEELIHSPKRCFYSVK
- a CDS encoding DUF1015 domain-containing protein, whose product is MAILKAFKGLRPPAEIASKLASRPYDVLNSEEAREEAHGNQYSLLHIIKPEIDLPEDIDHYAQEVYDKAQDNFHLFRKNGWLAPDAGNYLYIYAQTMSGKTQYGLVGCAAVEDYMNNVIKKHELTRKVKEEDRMKHVRITNANMEPVFFSYPAVPEIDDMVDDWVKSHKPEYDFTAVDGIGHHFWVINDKKVINRLIELFGKIPATYVADGHHRTAAAALVGNEKKDNNPNHKGDEEYNFFLAVHFPDNQLTIIDYNRVVTDLNGMSSQEFIGKLKSSFVVEEKGHTIYKPDRLHNFGMYLDGQWFSLTAMPGTYDDHDPIGVLDVTILSNLVLDHLLGIKDLRTSERVDFVGGIRGLGELERRVNSGEMKAAFALYPVSMKQLIDIADTGNIMPPKTTWFEPKLRSGLVVHLLDSI
- a CDS encoding TerB family tellurite resistance protein produces the protein MAKYGKWIGGGLGWAMGGPIGAVLGFVFGTMYDSMQSAEFEYRPPLTGQENDQSKPWSGRPQTQTGDFTVSLLMLSASVMKADNRVLKSELEYVRNFLIVQFGEKAAAQQLLLLREILKQNYHLSDVAQQVGRFMDYSSKLQLLHYLFGIAQADSKATTEESALIEQISIHMRVTKADFDSIKAMFIKDNFNNYKILEITPDASDEEIKKAYRQMALKYHPDRLSHLGPEVQQSAKEKFQELNAAYNAIKAERGMA
- a CDS encoding 3-phosphoglycerate dehydrogenase, whose amino-acid sequence is MKKVLIATDKPFASKAVKAIREVVESAGHQLVLLEKYTSQAELIAAVADVDAMIIRSDIADRAVIEAAKNLKIIVRAGAGYDNIDLNAATEKGVVAMNTPGQNSNAVAELAIGMMIYMARNKFDGKSGTELREKSLGIHAFGNVGKLVGSIAKGIGMDVFAFDPFVSKEEIAKAGVKVMESEKELYKTCQYVSLNIPATAQTRKSIGFELLSLMPENAVLVNTARKEVIDEEGLLKVFEVRPDFKYISDIAPDCQAEIETKYSGRFFFTPKKMGAQTSEANINAGIAAARQIVNYFEKGDTTFQVNKK
- a CDS encoding SDR family NAD(P)-dependent oxidoreductase, whose product is MKKYFIITGASRGIGQVFAETLLDENHILFLISSSEHTEIGQKAILKNCQVHSIVYDLSELSGIDRLISNLFDHIEKKDCSGLYLVNNAAVTEPVKPVDRLNADEIQANLNVNYLAPVLLSSSFIRLADKFKAEKNILNITSGAAASPHYGLSLYCSAKAALDQFTRCVAVEQSNRKNPVKLHSISPGFVDTRMLKSLTEKSLDDFAGRPMFEEVYRSGKAADAQVVGKRIISLWLKGRFRHGEVSHIGEY
- a CDS encoding YccF domain-containing protein, whose product is MNTLGNLIWLIFGGIIIAIEYLIASLLLMITIVGIPFGLQTLKLGMLALWPFGRTTVQRKSTTGCLSTMMNIIWIFIGGIWIALSHFAFGLLLAITIIGIPFARQHFKLAGLALTPFGRDIVPVR
- a CDS encoding PD40 domain-containing protein translates to MKKILFAMLMLQISGFALIAQQEARLMRFPAIHGDKVVFSYAGDLYTVGKAGGIARRLTNDEGNEMFPRFSPDGKTIAFTGQYDGNTEVFSIPADGGVPVRLTYTATLKRDDLSDRMGPNNLVMTWKDDNTIVFRSRKKTFNDFIGHLFEVSKDGGLPVQIELPAGGFCSFSPDGKKLAHNQVFREFRTWKYYKGGMADDVWVYNFETKQTENVTNNDAQDIFPMWHDDFIYFLSDRDRTMNLFAYNINTRETRKLTNFTEYDIKFPSLGDNAIIFENGGYLYYFDLVTQRPVKIEIQIMNDFNASRPQWKDADKTIRSASLSYDGNRIAFGSRGEIFSVPVKSGVIRNLTNTNIEHDRNLSWSPDGNWIAYISDKTGEDEIFVIKPDGTEKPVQLTTNADTYKFSLRWSPDSKKIAWHDQMKRLQFIDIETKSTTVIATSTAGEINDYDWSTDSKWLAYELPDTDVVSRIYLYNLDNKTSEPVTDLWFNASSPSFSTDGKYLYFTSMRTFNPIYSWTEWNHAYQDMVKVYLLTLEKETPSPFERKNDQAAVKKPEGAAEEKKEEKKPGPEAKNIKVDFDGIFDRVIEVTTEAGAYWNLTGVDGGVYYNRMKSGDNGSKFLYFKLEDKKETELGSNMSYTLSGDGKKMLIAANGKYAVIDLPRSPIKLDEYVDVSNMKVWIDPKLEWQQIYNESWRQMKHFFYAPNMHGVDWDKMYNKYNVLVPYVNSRYDLTYVIGEMIGELNVGHAYVNEGDRVLPKRIQTGLLGAELSRDESGYFRIDKILKGENWNKEARSPLAEVGLDIKAGDFIVAVNGMSTKDMDNIYRALVGTAGKMVEISVNSTAAEAGARPVIVEPIADESELYYYEWVQGNIEKVEKATNGQVGYIHIPDMGPAGLNQFVKYFYPQIRKKALIIDDRGNGGGNVSPMIIERLRRELSMMASGRNTEGNSKPNAMMAGPMVCLINRYSASDGDLFPYQFRKHNLGPLIGTRTWGGVVGIRGSLPFIDGGDLRKPEFAHYSADGNEWIIEGYGVEPDIEVWNDPALEFAGTDQQLNKAIEVILGMLKDEPDPQYPPPPPFPDKSK
- a CDS encoding four helix bundle protein, which encodes MENLNDNNQAFFRFEDLRVYHKALNYVEWVHNNTSLFPDHEMQNLTTKFVNAAQAIALQIAEGSSRNKTQFVYYLKMAKSSIRECVVYTAIAKSLNYITEENFEESRNHSMELTKMIGALIGSLQRSNNFDED
- the serC gene encoding 3-phosphoserine/phosphohydroxythreonine transaminase is translated as MKKHNFYAGPSILPQFTLDETVNAIRDFAGTGLSLLEISHRSKQFVAVMDEATALFKELLNIPEGYSVIFLGGGASLQFCMVPYNLMNKMSAYLNTGEWASKALKEAKLFGEAIEVASSKDKNFSYIPKDFTVPRGADYFHITTNNTIYGTQIRKDFDVPVPLVADMSSDIFCRPVDVSKYALIYGGAQKNLAPAGVTFVIIRNDVLGKVERKIPTMLNYQTHIDKESMFNTPPVMPVFSALQTLKWLKEKGGVAAMEKINKHKAELLYSEIDRNPFFKGTVNKEDRSWMNICFVMNDGREALEQEFLDFASSKGMVGLKGHRSVGGFRASTYNALPVESVQALVDTMKEFEKMKG
- a CDS encoding SPOR domain-containing protein, which gives rise to MNTMNGLRKVSFLFYFLLMVGSHQVIGQVTIPEDFCISDAELKLFNLINSYRKEQNLSAIPMSKSLSFVARLHVNDLFHNRPDVGNCNLHSWSDQGNWTECCYGRDPANSTCMTSKPGELTSYDGKGYEVAFWESLDAVPEIVLDLWISSEASNDLMLNLDTWKDKPWKAMGVGMYHGYAVAWFGDEEDADKGVKICDSAHQPEPLLQRVLPVRETTGVRYYLVISSFKERSQAEKEVKALLSRGFRNPSVVPASDNFRVSLGDYDTREQALEAKKKLGAKYDKAWVLKQ